In Calliopsis andreniformis isolate RMS-2024a chromosome 9, iyCalAndr_principal, whole genome shotgun sequence, the genomic window TCGCTCCTCAACTTCTTCTTCAGCTCCTGTGAACTCAGCATTTTAATACAATTGTACAACAACAGCCATCCAAAAACGGTTTACATACTTGAGGCGGCATTAAGGAATCGAAGGGCCTCGTGAGAGACTGCAGTTCTTTCTTCATCGCTTCGAGTCGTCCTTTCTCGGCCCTCAACTCCCTGGCGAGTCTTTCTTTCCTAGCCAACTGTTCCGCGACCAATTTCTTTTGGTGTTCCGCCACTGTGacgattaaaaagaaatttgaaatgCGCGAGCAGGTCGCGGCATTCAGGAAACGCGTCGTCAAGATCGAGGCGACGCGCGACGCGGTTCGTAAGGAGGAAAGCGGATCAGGTGGTCTGCGTAGAGTAACCGCAAGCATGGCTATGTATAGACGGAGCGTGGGGTCAGGAATGCGTAAATATCGTTCTCAGTGTTACGTGCGTAGGTGTAGTACATGCGACGGACTGACTGGGTTTGCAGGTAAATATACGTGTACGATACCTATATAATACGAGACTCCGAGAAACAAAGCGGTCGTTTGATATAACGATAATAAAAATAGCCTGACTAAAGGTTATTTTCAAGCTCACAAGTATAGTCGCGCGAGAGAAGGGTGAAGGAAGAACGATACCTTGATTCAACGGCGATCGATTTTGATCGGAATTGGCCTGTGTTCGTTCGCCAATAGGACTAGAGGGTGGCGAGGTCGTCGTCGGTCCTGACGGTGTCGTTGGAAGGCTGCTGGGGTGGATAATGTTCATCATCGATGGTACAGAGGGTGTGGTTGGGGCACTCATAGTCGTCGTGGGTCTTGGTAACTGACTAGGTGGTCCTGCTGGAAGCCCTGCAATTATATTATTGTCACAGCAAACTAAAATAAAGATCTGTTAATTTCTAGATACATGGATCCCTTTTGAAGCCTTCCATTTTGGTACACCGTTTAGTTCTTAATTTGAGACTTGAATCttctttttaaaatttgaacatcTTATTCTAATTCTGTAGTTAACTCCTTTGTTTATGACTACGTAACTACAAACGCATTGGCTATATAGCCAATCGCATGCAGGGAAAAGGTACTTAGAATCTTTGATATTTTCATTAATTCTACGTATTATTAGTAATTCTATTAACAAAGTCTAATGAGTTGACTGTACAAATATATAGTAACAAAAAGGTTCCTCTACattgaagaaaaaaaaataggaTCAATAAATACCCATTATTATTACAAATCTTCACATTCTAAGCCTTTTAACAGACCCAATGATATAGGATAACTAACAGGGATTGACTAATACGGACCTGGTGGCCTCTGAGGACCGGTTTGGGCAGGTGGTACCAAAGTGTTGGGCCTACTGGGCCCCATTGGCGGTCTGATCCTTGCTGCCGCCACGCTGCCCACGGCTCCGGCGCCGATGCTGATCTGAAGGCGACTCTGAAAGCCCCGAGGATCCAAGGAGGAACTCGAGTAGGTCAAGCTCGAGCCTTGCGATCTGATGTCGATTGGAGGTTGCGGCTCTGAGGAGGGTGGCCTCAGCGTCAGGCTGACCGATGTGTAGCTTCGAGTATGATCGATCTGTGGCCCCGTGTTCTCCACGTTCAGCAACTGCTCCGTGTAATGAGGTCGTGGATCGACGATCAGATCGGTTCGTTTACAGGCGCCACTGCCGATTGTAGGCACCGTTCGAAAGTCTATTGTTGCGTTGAAATCAGAAAAAGGTATTGTATTAAAACGTAGGAGTTATAATCAGAAATTACACTAAGCCAGGATCGGAAAAAGTCGACTGCGTGAGAGCCTCTAAATGAAAAAGAGCGTCTTTCTATCAACTGGCACACAACGTCTTCGATGCAAAACCACGACGTAATGTAACCGGAATTAAAAATCGCTGGCTACATCACGGTATACCATTAAGAAACCAGTTTCTATCGTGTTTCTATACGAACATTCGAataacataattatcattacGCAAGTGGGGAAGTACATGTATCCGATTCATCTGAATAACTGTATCGCGACTCTGTTACAACTCCGAGTTACCGGATTTGCAGAAATGATTCCTCGCGTGTCACGCGTTCACCGGTGTCAGACAACTAGTTTTCTCGACGTGTTTTTAATGTTGTTCGTTTCGATACTGTTCAATCGAATCATTAAGGTGGCTTCCCACGACGCATGATTCGGCAAGCCTGACTCGACAAGTGGTTCGGCGAACCTTCCTGGCTCAGTGAGTAATGCGACGAGCCTTCTTGGCTCGGTGCGTGGTAGCTTGTACGAATCCGAATCTGCAAACCATGTGAAATTCGAGATTCAGCAAGCCAGGGAAAGGTACAAGCTCGCAGATTCAGATTCATACAAGCTTCCACGAGTCGAACCAAGCTTGCTGAGGCAGGTCTGCCAAATCACTCGTCGAGCTAAGCAGGCTTGCCGAAGCACTCGCCGAGCCAGGCTCGCCAAATCACGCGTCGTGATAAACCTCCTTTATGGAAACCTAGTTCCTTTGTATGTGTACCTCGGTATTAACtagactgcggatgtttatgcaaattcatgTTTCTATACACTTAAACCAAAAAAATAAAATCTAAATAGACATATGTTTCACGTTGTAGATATAACGTGCATTTTATTTTGGATATTTTATAGAGAGTACTCGGCTGCAGGCGAgggaaaattgtggtcattcaTTCAGCCAAGTGATCATTTGTTAATTAGAAACAGTTAAAAATTGAATAAGAAATCGTCTGAAACTCGGCTATTGTCAGGGTGAAGCTCGTGACATAGACAACAGTTATTTACCCAGTAGAATTCCACTTCAGTTGTACGCGACGAAtaagagaagagagaagagaggTTGTATTCTTTAGATATTTACAATGATTCCTTAATAGGGTAAATGTATTCTTCCTCACCTATAGCTGAACATTTTTTATATAACCTCTACTCCATGTATTCCTACACTGAAAAAAATGGTCATACAGATCTTGCAAAAGTCtcctaagtagatttaagcaAGGTAGTAGACTTTTGTAAGATCTGTTACagacctttgtaaaattaacaaaggtagcATAACTACAGTAAGACCagctttgttaaatctacaaagcCGATTTTTACTAATCCTATTAAACTCAGGACTGTTAGAGTACTTTCGTAAACTCTCAAGCCTCGTTGAAACTGAGTAAGTTGCAAGTCTGTATCGATTTCTCGCCTGAAGAATAGAATGAGCGTCACCCTCCTTTCCAGTTAAAGACTGATGAATTCCTACCACAATCCTTTAGTCTCTTGCGAATCCTGTTTTGTGTTTAACGGAGCATTCCTTTTCTATAGATCGTGAGTCTTCCATTTTTTCAAAAATGCATAAACATCCGTAGTGTAGTAATAACATTTGTAATCAATCATTAATGGCGAGCCGACGCAGGAAGACAAAGGGAGGAGGAGAGTACCTACTTGTTTCATAATGCATCTGCATAGTGCCTCCCCGAAATATAGTGACTTAGGTGAGAGTCACCTAAATAGTGTGTTGTGCGATATCCTTACGAGTATAAGCTACCAAATGTGTTTTCTGCTAATTTACTTGGTCAAGGCTATATCCTCTTTGGCCACATTTACTTTCTTAGTACCCACAGGGTTCACGATGTTTATTTGTTTAAACAGCGATGCTCTAGAGAACTAGTACCATTCCTGAGGACTTAGTCCGCCATCGAATCACTCATAATCAGATACGTGAACAACTTGAACCCCTACTGTTTCCACAAAGTCACTATATTTTGACGACGCAGTACACAAATCAAAAGACAGCAACCATCGATTAGGGAGTGCCTTGGGAGCGAAAAAGCCGATGAACCGAATCTCCATGAATGCGTACCGCGATTGCCAGCAGGACTGCAGGCAACGTTCACGTTCAGCTCGAATCCAGCTGGCTCGTTTCCCGCGTTCTGGACGTTGGCGACGCAGTTCGCGTCAGCCGTGCAATCGTCGAAGAAGCCCCGCGTGGTGCACGCAGCCGGCGCCGAGGAAGGGGTGGCAGGATTGGTGGCTATCGGTGAAGACGTCGAAATCGCGGTCGCTGCGCGTGTACAGCTGAGGGGACAACGTCGCGTCGTGCCGATGTCCAGCGATGCTGGCCTATGTGGTCGCGCGATATTGCTCGTGCTTGTTCGTTGCGCTTGGTTCATCGCATAGCAACGCTGCTGCGTGCCTGCGCTCGTTCGttgctgctgctgatgctggttGTGCTGTTGTGGCTGCTGTAGAACGCCGCAGAGGGCGGCCGGTGGGAACGCGCCCGGAGATGGTCGTGATTCTTGGGTGGCCCGCAGGCTTCTCGCGCATATCTCTCGGTTGTGACTGTTCTGTAACGCACATACACACCTGGGTCAACTTTGGCTATATCCAGGCTTTCCCTGAGATACCCTTCACATTCTGTGCATTTTGTTATAATATCTAGCCAACCTTTTGATGGACGTCTTAATAGTCCATTGAGATTCTAAGAGAGGACTGCTTAGATCACATCTCCATCACAAAGAGTTAAATGCTTTCTGAAGTTTTCTGAGGATACTGCTATGTATCTTATTCTGCTCTAGTAATGCAGGAGAAAGACCTTTCCAAGCATAGATTACCTTGAGCAATCTTTAATAATAGATCTTGGGTATAATACATATAAACAAAAAAGAAAGATATATAAATTAAGGATTCTAAGTGGCTCCGCAACTCAAGacttaaaaattgtattttgaATGATTTGTACTACCTGCTCTATTAACTCAGGTGAGGGCACAAATATTTCTTAACAATGTGAACATGTAAACTATTTATTGTTGATAAAGAATGTAATCAGctattttttcatttatttcaactaatgaagaaataaatgaaaGAACAATCAACATTGCTGGGATACGTGAAAAATAAATTGCGCTTTATGTTAAAGGGTCTCTCGCCCTACTGACATTTAATCTTATACATTCAAACCAATTTAAATCAACCGTATTAACTAATTATTTTACCAATATTTTAAGCATTATCAAGAAACCTTATTAAATATCAGAATTGTTTTAAAATTGCCAACATATGATAATTGTGCGAGACAAATTACGACTTATCAATACTGATCGCCAATCCAATATTGGCAATAAATACAAATTATCTAAGATTTTCTGCAGAAATAACTATATGACACAGAAAACCTCAGAACTTCCAACGCAATCTAGATTATTGTTTAGTCTTTTCAAACTCGGCTGATTAAGAGTCACAATCGGAACACGTTTAACATATCTAACAAACACACAGGTTCCACGCTCGTGCAATGAGAGGAAGGACAATCTGCCGTTAACAACGCGAAGGTTATCGTACTGATGCGTGTACTGGTTAGTCGTTATCGTGCGTTTTGTAGCAATGGCAGATGAGCGAGGAGAACAAATCTTTCCAGGCTGGTTGCGAGGAGCACACTCAGTGCAATCGGAGAGCCATTCCCGTGAGACTCGATCCAATAAACGGGACAAGGTATTTCGTAGTCACAGAAAAATCGATGTATTTAAAAGCACTTGTATGTAAAAACAAACGTTTCTTTATGCATCGATCTTTCTGCAACGATTTCTCAGGACAAGTGGGATAGTTAACTCTTTGAAAACAAACGATGTATTCATACGCCTTGAGAAAAGTTATCCCATAAATAATGTCTTTCCTCCTTTCAGAATTTTGCTTAAAGAGATAGGAATTTATTAtacaagaaaattaaaaatgatataTCTATGTAGACCTAAATCACCTAACACTGATTATATGTATAACTgcgaatatttaaaaactttagAGACATTAATTATAAGATAATTTAACACGTTCCGTGTCGCGTCAGCCATCGAAGGATCGTCCATTTCGCCATTTATCGTCACTGAAACTTTCATGGATGGACATGGACTTCAATGGGCAAGCATACGTTGTAATGTAAAACTGAGATAGAATGGAAAAAAAGAAA contains:
- the Tab2 gene encoding TAK1-associated binding protein 2 isoform X3, whose product is MDENSHNREICARSLRATQESRPSPGAFPPAALCGVLQQPQQHNQHQQQQRTSAGTQQRCYAMNQAQRTSTSNIARPHRPASLDIGTTRRCPLSCTRAATAISTSSPIATNPATPSSAPAACTTRGFFDDCTADANCVANVQNAGNEPAGFELNVNVACSPAGNRDFRTVPTIGSGACKRTDLIVDPRPHYTEQLLNVENTGPQIDHTRSYTSVSLTLRPPSSEPQPPIDIRSQGSSLTYSSSSLDPRGFQSRLQISIGAGAVGSVAAARIRPPMGPSRPNTLVPPAQTGPQRPPGLPAGPPSQLPRPTTTMSAPTTPSVPSMMNIIHPSSLPTTPSGPTTTSPPSSPIGERTQANSDQNRSPLNQVAEHQKKLVAEQLARKERLARELRAEKGRLEAMKKELQSLTRPFDSLMPPQELKKKLRSEIYQLQVECDRLADEVDQWSDPRVPLGETNEEFYQDIYTGQPLPSRSVSSNPPPLPSHPPAWQPEFGGHNLDREERDGPSWVCRMCTFDNHPLMNKCEQCDMPRLLDRGNIGETQDIHIRVTHHHNFSPSRTVHSWVV
- the Tab2 gene encoding TAK1-associated binding protein 2 isoform X1, yielding MGECHCSNIAIMQLFHELKQQFPALPDHVVSQCIAQNSHNREICARSLRATQESRPSPGAFPPAALCGVLQQPQQHNQHQQQQRTSAGTQQRCYAMNQAQRTSTSNIARPHRPASLDIGTTRRCPLSCTRAATAISTSSPIATNPATPSSAPAACTTRGFFDDCTADANCVANVQNAGNEPAGFELNVNVACSPAGNRDFRTVPTIGSGACKRTDLIVDPRPHYTEQLLNVENTGPQIDHTRSYTSVSLTLRPPSSEPQPPIDIRSQGSSLTYSSSSLDPRGFQSRLQISIGAGAVGSVAAARIRPPMGPSRPNTLVPPAQTGPQRPPGLPAGPPSQLPRPTTTMSAPTTPSVPSMMNIIHPSSLPTTPSGPTTTSPPSSPIGERTQANSDQNRSPLNQVAEHQKKLVAEQLARKERLARELRAEKGRLEAMKKELQSLTRPFDSLMPPQELKKKLRSEIYQLQVECDRLADEVDQWSDPRVPLGETNEEFYQDIYTGQPLPSRSVSSNPPPLPSHPPAWQPEFGGHNLDREERDGPSWVCRMCTFDNHPLMNKCEQCDMPRLLDRGNIGETQDIHIRVTHHHNFSPSRTVHSWVV
- the Tab2 gene encoding TAK1-associated binding protein 2 isoform X2: MNWCNERTWHPQNSHNREICARSLRATQESRPSPGAFPPAALCGVLQQPQQHNQHQQQQRTSAGTQQRCYAMNQAQRTSTSNIARPHRPASLDIGTTRRCPLSCTRAATAISTSSPIATNPATPSSAPAACTTRGFFDDCTADANCVANVQNAGNEPAGFELNVNVACSPAGNRDFRTVPTIGSGACKRTDLIVDPRPHYTEQLLNVENTGPQIDHTRSYTSVSLTLRPPSSEPQPPIDIRSQGSSLTYSSSSLDPRGFQSRLQISIGAGAVGSVAAARIRPPMGPSRPNTLVPPAQTGPQRPPGLPAGPPSQLPRPTTTMSAPTTPSVPSMMNIIHPSSLPTTPSGPTTTSPPSSPIGERTQANSDQNRSPLNQVAEHQKKLVAEQLARKERLARELRAEKGRLEAMKKELQSLTRPFDSLMPPQELKKKLRSEIYQLQVECDRLADEVDQWSDPRVPLGETNEEFYQDIYTGQPLPSRSVSSNPPPLPSHPPAWQPEFGGHNLDREERDGPSWVCRMCTFDNHPLMNKCEQCDMPRLLDRGNIGETQDIHIRVTHHHNFSPSRTVHSWVV